A genomic window from Hyla sarda isolate aHylSar1 chromosome 8, aHylSar1.hap1, whole genome shotgun sequence includes:
- the SUMO3 gene encoding small ubiquitin-related modifier 3 isoform X1, whose product MMRGHRGTPRYITGAGPRTYLVLKGLSIINGNSQVCAVGLELFYSVFFFFFLWHILETVKTENDHINLKVAGQDGSVVQFKIKRHTPLSKLMKAYCDRQGLSMRHIRFRFDGQPINETDTPAQLEMEDEDTIDVFQQQTGGMC is encoded by the exons atgatgcggggtcaccgtgggaccccgcgttatatcacgggagcgggaccaaggacgtacttggtccttaaggggctaagcaTAATAAATGGGAATTCCCAGGTTTGTGCAGTAGGTCTTGAGCTGttctacagtgtttttttttttttttttttatggcatattcTG GAAACTGTTAAGACAGAGAATGACCACATCAACCTTAAGGTGGCAGGACAGGATGGCTCTGTGGTCCAGTTCAAAATCAAGCGACACACTCCTCTCAGCAAGTTAATGAAGGCGTACTGTGACAGACAG GGTTTGTCGATGAGACACATACGGTTCAGGTTTGATGGTCAGCCTATTAATGAAACAGACACCCCGGCACAG CTTGAGATGGAAGATGAGGATACCATTGATGTGTTTCAACAACAGACAGGTGGCATGTGCTAA
- the SUMO3 gene encoding small ubiquitin-related modifier 3 isoform X2 encodes MSEEKPKETVKTENDHINLKVAGQDGSVVQFKIKRHTPLSKLMKAYCDRQGLSMRHIRFRFDGQPINETDTPAQLEMEDEDTIDVFQQQTGGMC; translated from the exons ATGTCTGAGGAAAAGCCTAAG GAAACTGTTAAGACAGAGAATGACCACATCAACCTTAAGGTGGCAGGACAGGATGGCTCTGTGGTCCAGTTCAAAATCAAGCGACACACTCCTCTCAGCAAGTTAATGAAGGCGTACTGTGACAGACAG GGTTTGTCGATGAGACACATACGGTTCAGGTTTGATGGTCAGCCTATTAATGAAACAGACACCCCGGCACAG CTTGAGATGGAAGATGAGGATACCATTGATGTGTTTCAACAACAGACAGGTGGCATGTGCTAA
- the SUMO3 gene encoding small ubiquitin-related modifier 3 isoform X3: METVKTENDHINLKVAGQDGSVVQFKIKRHTPLSKLMKAYCDRQGLSMRHIRFRFDGQPINETDTPAQLEMEDEDTIDVFQQQTGGMC, translated from the exons ATG GAAACTGTTAAGACAGAGAATGACCACATCAACCTTAAGGTGGCAGGACAGGATGGCTCTGTGGTCCAGTTCAAAATCAAGCGACACACTCCTCTCAGCAAGTTAATGAAGGCGTACTGTGACAGACAG GGTTTGTCGATGAGACACATACGGTTCAGGTTTGATGGTCAGCCTATTAATGAAACAGACACCCCGGCACAG CTTGAGATGGAAGATGAGGATACCATTGATGTGTTTCAACAACAGACAGGTGGCATGTGCTAA